In Syngnathus typhle isolate RoL2023-S1 ecotype Sweden linkage group LG14, RoL_Styp_1.0, whole genome shotgun sequence, one genomic interval encodes:
- the tmem45a gene encoding transmembrane protein 45A, whose protein sequence is MGSFKGHALPGTFFLIGGLWWTAKYSLWHATRRNKNIGSTRLSSRAAQRRLEVIESSLVLFFSLAGMIAEQFLADGPRLRLYDSAEKQWKDLMNWQHATMYLFFGLAGCVSLIVHTTEAAPLALDRMMMAIAFFNEGFLFLYHLHGRSMLDVHLHMLLLYAVFGGAVVAFLELFHRGNILLELLRCALTLLQGSWFWQIGYVLYPPSGAQWDPKDHNNMMFITMCYSWHLAFAMLGVGTLYCLVSCAVRTRLKKTPPVEMGLLKRSNKDPESEDEAV, encoded by the exons ATGGGGAGCTTCAAGGGCCACGCGCTTCCTGGGACCTTTTTCCTAATTGGCGGCCTCTGGTGGACGGCAAAGTACTCACTGTGGCACGCCACCCGCCGGAACAAGAACATCGGTTCCACCCGGCTGAGCAGCCGAGCGGCGCAACGTCGCCTGGAGGTCATAGAAAGCTCGCTGGTTCTCTTCTTCTCGTTAGCAG GGATGATAGCGGAGCAGTTCTTGGCCGACGGACCGAGACTCAGGCTGTACGACTCTGCGGAGAAGCAATGGAAAGACCTGATGAACTGGCAACACGCCACCATGTATCTCTTCTTCGGCCTGGCAGGATGCGTGTCCCTGATTGTCCACACCACCGAGGCCGCGCCCCTCGCCCTCGACAGGATGATGATGGCAATCGCCTTCTTTAATGAAG GGTTCCTCTTCCTTTATCACCTCCATGGCCGGTCCATGCTGGACGTGCATTTGCACATGTTGCTGCTCTACGCTGTTTTCGGCGGGGCGGTGGTGGCCTTCCTGGAGCTTTTTCACCGAGGCAACATCCTTCTGGAGCTGCTGCGCTGCGCCCTGACGCTGTTGCAGGGTAGCTGGTTCTGGCAG ATCGGTTACGTGCTGTACCCTCCCAGTGGGGCCCAGTGGGACCCCAAGGACCACAACAACATGATGTTCATCACCATGTGCTACTCGTGGCACCTCGCCTTCGCCATGCTGGGCGTAGGCACGCTCTACTGCCTGGTCAGCTG TGCCGTTCGCACCCGACTGAAGAAAACCCCCCCAGTGGAAATGGGCCTGTTGAAGCGCAGCAACAAAGACCCTGAATCTGAGGACGAGGCGGTGTGA
- the sft2d2a gene encoding SFT2 domain containing 2a produces the protein MDKLKSVLSGEESRREDRTILEAANEASTLGWGTRVKGFIACFVIGGVCAILGVCLLFIPRIGIILFIVFYTFGNICTLASTMFLMGPMKQLKRMCDKTRALATTIMITCLVLTLCAAFWWKNFGLALLFVILQVLSFTWYSLSYIPFVRDAILRLVAMCMK, from the exons ATGGATAAACTCAAATCGGTTTTAAGCGGCGAGGAATCGCGCAGAGAAGATAGGACGATTTTAGAG GCGGCGAACGAAGCATCCACGTTGGGCTGGGGGACTCGCGTGAAAGGATTCATCGCCTGTTTTGTGATCGGAGGAGTTTGCGCCATTCTC GGGGTGTGCTTACTTTTCATCCCCAGGATCGGCATCATCCTATTTATCGTCTTTTACAcgtttggaaatatttgtacCCTGGCAAG TACCATGTTCCTGATGGGCCCCATGAAGCAACTGAAGAGGATGTGTGACAAGACAAGAGCGTTGGCAACCACCATAATGATT aCTTGTCTAGTCTTGACTCTCTGTGCCGCTTTCTGG TGGAAAAACTTTGGTCTGGCGTTGCTGTTTGTCATCCTGCAAGTGTTGTCGTTCACTTG GTACAGCCTTTCTTACATCCCATTTGTCAG GGATGCCATCTTGAGGTTGGTGGCCATGTGCATGAAATGA
- the chd1l gene encoding chromodomain-helicase-DNA-binding protein 1-like isoform X1, whose protein sequence is MMELLLKIKNSVPAKKKTTLTQSDLQRWGLKGIQLRTYQLHGVQWLTQCLNNQQGCILGDEMGLGKTCQTISLLVYMSGALDVKGPFLILSPLSVMENWRSELERFAPSLTVLCYKGDKERRIEIQGDAQDFHVLLTTYELCLKDASFLRRWKWKVLVIDEAHRLKNQNSLLRKTLTEFSVGFRVLLTGTPIQNNLQELYSLLSFIQPAIFSEDDVDGFARSYADVRNRPALATELQSILEPFLLRRVKSEVAVDLPKKTEVVVYHGMSALQKKYYKALLMKDVEAFGSDQSNKTRLLNILIQLRKCVDHPYLFDGVEPEPFEMGEHLVEASGKLCLLDSMLAYLQQGGHRVLLFSQMTRMLDIVQDYLEYRGFSYERLDGSVRGEERNLAVKNFSSKDVFVFLLSTKAGGVGLNLTAADTVIFMDSDFNPQNDLQAAARCHRIGQSRPVKVIRLLARDTVEEIMYSRAVSKLELTNTVIEEGRFSLLERAQSAAAGLHLSEILKFGVDKLLSSDESSVQDVKLEKILGASRDGRWAPDQDDVGEAPSPSRDDEDSDSESDRQNHMYYFEGKDYSKDPSSEDQRSFERLLEQQLAESPKAGGEGRSLRNKTDVSSATGLIFPTRKRRPLTEAELELRRQKRQEAAAKRAKYEAEAKKKQEEHKYKKKMAWWASQGYTSRCLKSADSEEDEEEEEDGSSVSSADSDSGAISYVLGDVTHPHTARGDAIIVHCVDDSGWWGKGGLFTALEVRSDEPRRQYELAGEMKDLDVGNVLFFPIDDKQSRLDGNDHLALIVAQQRDKANKLSGIFLTALDQGLRKIHAAAKRHKASVHLPRIGHATKGFNWYGTERLIRKHLASRGIPTFIYYHNRSGKNKPTAATSSAQASSSAAADAQETGPSSPRTSSELPCFMKGIRVFFYNLTATDRKRLARYLVTYDGDEDEVMSDKVTHIVAQVEHEVHAQQELRELTHRYHRALLVGKAWLEACFSQQKQVGSAAFILALT, encoded by the exons ATGATGGAATTATTGTTGAAGATTAAAAACAGCGTGCCCGCCAAAAAGAAGACGACTTTGACTCAGAGCGACTTGCAGCGTTGGGGTTTAAAAG GGATCCAGCTGAGGACCTACCAGCTGCATGGCGTCCAGTGGCTGACTCAGTGCCTGAACAACCAGCAGGGATGCATCCTGGGAGATGAGATGGGCTTGGGGAAAACTTGTCAG ACCATCAGCCTGTTGGTGTACATGTCAGGCGCTCTTGATGTCAAAGGTCCATTTTTAATTCTTAGCCCGCTCTCCGTCATGGAGAATTGGAGGAGTGAGTTGGAACG TTTTGCACCATCTTTGACTGTGCTATGCTACAAGGGAGACAAAGAGAGACGGATTGAGATTCAAGGAGACGCTCAAGACTTCCATGTTCTGCTCACTACATACGAG CTCTGCCTCAAAGATGCTTCCTTCCTGAGACG CTGGAAGTGGAAGGTTCTAGTCATAGACGAGGCTCACCGGCTCAAGAACCAGAACTCTCTGCTCCGGAAGACCCTGACGGAG TTCTCAGTGGGTTTCCGGGTTCTACTGACCGGCACGCCTATCCAGAACAACCTGCAGGAGCTCTACTCCCTGCTGAGTTTCATCCAGCCCGCCATCTTCTCGGAGGACGACGTCGACGGGTTTGCCCGCTCTTACGCCGATGTGCGGAATCGACCTGCGCTCG CCACCGAGCTCCAGAGCATCCTGGAGCCCTTCTTGCTCCGCCGGGTCAAGTCGGAGGTGGCGGTGGATCTGCCCAAGAAGACGGAAGTGGTGGTCTACCACGGCATGTCTGCGctgcagaagaaatactacAAAGCCCTCCTCATGAAAGATGTCG AGGCTTTTGGTAGCGACCAAAGCAACAAGACCCGTTTGCTGAACATCCTGATTCAGTTGAGGAAGTGCGTGGACCACCCGTATCTGTTTGACG gagtggagcctgagCCGTTTGAGATGGGGGAACATCTGGTGGAAGCCAGCGGCAAACTCTGCCTTCTTGACAGCATGCTGGCCTACCTGCAGCAAGG CGGCCATCGAGTTCTGCTCTTCTCCCAGATGACCAGGATGCTGGACATTGTTCAGGACTACTTGGAGTACAGAG GTTTCAGCTACGAGCGCCTGGACGGCTCGGTCCGCGGCGAAGAACGCAATCTCGCTGTGAAGAACTTCAGCAGCAAAGACGTTTTCGTCTTCCTGCTTAGCACCAAAGCAG GAGGCGTCGGGCTGAACCTCACGGCCGCCGACACGGTCATTTTCATGGACAGCGACTTCAACCCTCAAAACGACCTGCAGGCGGCCGCACGCTGTCACCGCATTGGCCAGAGCAG GCCGGTGAAGGTGATCCGCCTGCTGGCCAGAGACACGGTTGAGGAGATCATGTACTCGCGCGCCGTCTCCAAGCTGGAGCTCACCAACACGGTGATCGAAGAGGGACGCTTCTCGCTGCTGGAGCGAGCCCAGTCGGCGGCGGCCGGACTTCAT CTCAGTGAGATCTTGAAGTTTGGCGTGGACAAGTTGCTGTCTTCGGACGAGAGCTCGGTCCAGGACGTGAAACTGGAGAAGATCCTCGGCGCCTCACGCGACGGCCGCTGGGCACCTGACCAAGATGATGTCGGCGAAGCGCCTTCCCCCTCGCGAGACGATGAAGACAGCGACTCGGAATCTGACAGGCAGA ACCACATGTACTACTTTGAGGGAAAGGACTACAGCAAGGACCCCAGCTCGGAAGACCAGAGAAGCTTCGAGCGCCTGCTGGAGCAACAGCTCGCCGAGTCGCCGAAAGCTGGCGGGGAAGGACGAAGTCTACGAAACAAAACCGAC GTGTCGTCGGCGACGGGGCTCATCTTCCCGACCAGGAAGCGGCGTCCTCTCACGGAGGCGGAGCTGGAACTGCGCCGACAGAAGCGCCAGGAGGCGGCGGCCAAGCGGGCCAAATATGAGGCAGAGGCCAAGAAGAAGCAGGAGGAGCACAAGTACAAGAAAAA GATGGCGTGGTGGGCGTCCCAAGGCTACACATCCCGCTGCCTGAAATCTGCGGACAGCGAGgaagacgaggaagaggaggaggacggcaGCAGCGTGAGCTCGGCCGACTCGGACAGCGGCGCCATCAGCTACGTCCTGGGAGACGTCACGCATCCTCACACCGCGCGTGGGGACGCCATCATCGTCCACTGCGTGG ATGACTCGGGCTGGTGGGGGAAGGGAGGCTTGTTCACCGCGCTGGAGGTGCGGTCGGATGAACCACGGCGCCAGTACGAGCTAGCAGGAGAGATGAAAG ACTTGGATGTCGGAAACGTGCTGTTTTTTCCCATCGATGACAAACAGTCCCGATTGGACGGGAACGATCAC CTGGCCCTCATCGTCGCGCAGCAGCGAGATAAAGCCAACAAGTTGTCCGGAATCTTTCTGACGGCACTCGACCAAGGCCTGAGGAAGATTCACGCCGCCGCTAAACGGCACAAAG CGAGCGTGCACCTGCCTCGCATCGGCCACGCCACCAAGGGCTTCAACTGGTACGGCACCGAGCGTCTGATCAGAAAACATCTGGCTTCCAGAGGCATCCCCACTTTCat ATACTATCACAATCGCAGTGGCAAAAACAAACCCACCGCCGCCACCTCTTCGGCGCAAGCGAGCAGCTCGGCCGCCGCGGATGCACAGGAGACAGGCCCGTCCTCCCCGCGGACTTCCTCGGAGCTGCCATGTTTCATGAAGGGCATCCGTGTGTTTTTCTACAACCTGACGGCAACGGACAGGAAGAGGCTGGCCCGCTACCTCGT CACTTATGACGGCGATGAAGATGAGGTGATGAGCGACAAAGTCACGCACATAGTCGCCCAAGTGGAGCACGAGGTCCACGCTCAG CAGGAGCTGCGGGAATTGACGCACCGCTACCATCGAGCCCTGCTGGTCGGCAAGGCCTGGCTGGAAGCTTGCTTTTCCCAACAGAAACAAGTCGGCAGCGCAGCCTTCATACTCGCCCTTACATAA
- the chd1l gene encoding chromodomain-helicase-DNA-binding protein 1-like isoform X2 encodes MMELLLKIKNSVPAKKKTTLTQSDLQRWGLKGIQLRTYQLHGVQWLTQCLNNQQGCILGDEMGLGKTCQTISLLVYMSGALDVKGPFLILSPLSVMENWRSELERFAPSLTVLCYKGDKERRIEIQGDAQDFHVLLTTYELCLKDASFLRRWKWKVLVIDEAHRLKNQNSLLRKTLTEFSVGFRVLLTGTPIQNNLQELYSLLSFIQPAIFSEDDVDGFARSYADVRNRPALATELQSILEPFLLRRVKSEVAVDLPKKTEVVVYHGMSALQKKYYKALLMKDVEAFGSDQSNKTRLLNILIQLRKCVDHPYLFDGVEPEPFEMGEHLVEASGKLCLLDSMLAYLQQGGHRVLLFSQMTRMLDIVQDYLEYRGFSYERLDGSVRGEERNLAVKNFSSKDVFVFLLSTKAGGVGLNLTAADTVIFMDSDFNPQNDLQAAARCHRIGQSRPVKVIRLLARDTVEEIMYSRAVSKLELTNTVIEEGRFSLLERAQSAAAGLHLSEILKFGVDKLLSSDESSVQDVKLEKILGASRDGRWAPDQDDVGEAPSPSRDDEDSDSESDRQNHMYYFEGKDYSKDPSSEDQRSFERLLEQQLAESPKAGGEGRSLRNKTDVSSATGLIFPTRKRRPLTEAELELRRQKRQEAAAKRAKYEAEAKKKQEEHKYKKKMAWWASQGYTSRCLKSADSEEDEEEEEDGSSVSSADSDSGAISYVLGDVTHPHTARGDAIIVHCVDDSGWWGKGGLFTALEVRSDEPRRQYELAGEMKDLDVGNVLFFPIDDKQSRLDGNDHLALIVAQQRDKANKLSGIFLTALDQGLRKIHAAAKRHKASVHLPRIGHATKGFNWYGTERLIRKHLASRGIPTFIYYHNRSGKNKPTAATSSAQASSSAAADAQETGPSSPRTSSELPCFMKGIRVFFYNLTATDRKRLARYLVTYDGDEDEVMSDKVTHIVAQVEHEVHAQELRELTHRYHRALLVGKAWLEACFSQQKQVGSAAFILALT; translated from the exons ATGATGGAATTATTGTTGAAGATTAAAAACAGCGTGCCCGCCAAAAAGAAGACGACTTTGACTCAGAGCGACTTGCAGCGTTGGGGTTTAAAAG GGATCCAGCTGAGGACCTACCAGCTGCATGGCGTCCAGTGGCTGACTCAGTGCCTGAACAACCAGCAGGGATGCATCCTGGGAGATGAGATGGGCTTGGGGAAAACTTGTCAG ACCATCAGCCTGTTGGTGTACATGTCAGGCGCTCTTGATGTCAAAGGTCCATTTTTAATTCTTAGCCCGCTCTCCGTCATGGAGAATTGGAGGAGTGAGTTGGAACG TTTTGCACCATCTTTGACTGTGCTATGCTACAAGGGAGACAAAGAGAGACGGATTGAGATTCAAGGAGACGCTCAAGACTTCCATGTTCTGCTCACTACATACGAG CTCTGCCTCAAAGATGCTTCCTTCCTGAGACG CTGGAAGTGGAAGGTTCTAGTCATAGACGAGGCTCACCGGCTCAAGAACCAGAACTCTCTGCTCCGGAAGACCCTGACGGAG TTCTCAGTGGGTTTCCGGGTTCTACTGACCGGCACGCCTATCCAGAACAACCTGCAGGAGCTCTACTCCCTGCTGAGTTTCATCCAGCCCGCCATCTTCTCGGAGGACGACGTCGACGGGTTTGCCCGCTCTTACGCCGATGTGCGGAATCGACCTGCGCTCG CCACCGAGCTCCAGAGCATCCTGGAGCCCTTCTTGCTCCGCCGGGTCAAGTCGGAGGTGGCGGTGGATCTGCCCAAGAAGACGGAAGTGGTGGTCTACCACGGCATGTCTGCGctgcagaagaaatactacAAAGCCCTCCTCATGAAAGATGTCG AGGCTTTTGGTAGCGACCAAAGCAACAAGACCCGTTTGCTGAACATCCTGATTCAGTTGAGGAAGTGCGTGGACCACCCGTATCTGTTTGACG gagtggagcctgagCCGTTTGAGATGGGGGAACATCTGGTGGAAGCCAGCGGCAAACTCTGCCTTCTTGACAGCATGCTGGCCTACCTGCAGCAAGG CGGCCATCGAGTTCTGCTCTTCTCCCAGATGACCAGGATGCTGGACATTGTTCAGGACTACTTGGAGTACAGAG GTTTCAGCTACGAGCGCCTGGACGGCTCGGTCCGCGGCGAAGAACGCAATCTCGCTGTGAAGAACTTCAGCAGCAAAGACGTTTTCGTCTTCCTGCTTAGCACCAAAGCAG GAGGCGTCGGGCTGAACCTCACGGCCGCCGACACGGTCATTTTCATGGACAGCGACTTCAACCCTCAAAACGACCTGCAGGCGGCCGCACGCTGTCACCGCATTGGCCAGAGCAG GCCGGTGAAGGTGATCCGCCTGCTGGCCAGAGACACGGTTGAGGAGATCATGTACTCGCGCGCCGTCTCCAAGCTGGAGCTCACCAACACGGTGATCGAAGAGGGACGCTTCTCGCTGCTGGAGCGAGCCCAGTCGGCGGCGGCCGGACTTCAT CTCAGTGAGATCTTGAAGTTTGGCGTGGACAAGTTGCTGTCTTCGGACGAGAGCTCGGTCCAGGACGTGAAACTGGAGAAGATCCTCGGCGCCTCACGCGACGGCCGCTGGGCACCTGACCAAGATGATGTCGGCGAAGCGCCTTCCCCCTCGCGAGACGATGAAGACAGCGACTCGGAATCTGACAGGCAGA ACCACATGTACTACTTTGAGGGAAAGGACTACAGCAAGGACCCCAGCTCGGAAGACCAGAGAAGCTTCGAGCGCCTGCTGGAGCAACAGCTCGCCGAGTCGCCGAAAGCTGGCGGGGAAGGACGAAGTCTACGAAACAAAACCGAC GTGTCGTCGGCGACGGGGCTCATCTTCCCGACCAGGAAGCGGCGTCCTCTCACGGAGGCGGAGCTGGAACTGCGCCGACAGAAGCGCCAGGAGGCGGCGGCCAAGCGGGCCAAATATGAGGCAGAGGCCAAGAAGAAGCAGGAGGAGCACAAGTACAAGAAAAA GATGGCGTGGTGGGCGTCCCAAGGCTACACATCCCGCTGCCTGAAATCTGCGGACAGCGAGgaagacgaggaagaggaggaggacggcaGCAGCGTGAGCTCGGCCGACTCGGACAGCGGCGCCATCAGCTACGTCCTGGGAGACGTCACGCATCCTCACACCGCGCGTGGGGACGCCATCATCGTCCACTGCGTGG ATGACTCGGGCTGGTGGGGGAAGGGAGGCTTGTTCACCGCGCTGGAGGTGCGGTCGGATGAACCACGGCGCCAGTACGAGCTAGCAGGAGAGATGAAAG ACTTGGATGTCGGAAACGTGCTGTTTTTTCCCATCGATGACAAACAGTCCCGATTGGACGGGAACGATCAC CTGGCCCTCATCGTCGCGCAGCAGCGAGATAAAGCCAACAAGTTGTCCGGAATCTTTCTGACGGCACTCGACCAAGGCCTGAGGAAGATTCACGCCGCCGCTAAACGGCACAAAG CGAGCGTGCACCTGCCTCGCATCGGCCACGCCACCAAGGGCTTCAACTGGTACGGCACCGAGCGTCTGATCAGAAAACATCTGGCTTCCAGAGGCATCCCCACTTTCat ATACTATCACAATCGCAGTGGCAAAAACAAACCCACCGCCGCCACCTCTTCGGCGCAAGCGAGCAGCTCGGCCGCCGCGGATGCACAGGAGACAGGCCCGTCCTCCCCGCGGACTTCCTCGGAGCTGCCATGTTTCATGAAGGGCATCCGTGTGTTTTTCTACAACCTGACGGCAACGGACAGGAAGAGGCTGGCCCGCTACCTCGT CACTTATGACGGCGATGAAGATGAGGTGATGAGCGACAAAGTCACGCACATAGTCGCCCAAGTGGAGCACGAGGTCCACGCTCAG GAGCTGCGGGAATTGACGCACCGCTACCATCGAGCCCTGCTGGTCGGCAAGGCCTGGCTGGAAGCTTGCTTTTCCCAACAGAAACAAGTCGGCAGCGCAGCCTTCATACTCGCCCTTACATAA
- the traf3ip2l gene encoding E3 ubiquitin ligase TRAF3IP2, protein MLPACKSPNSNTPQEDDETMSAEQREANAPKLDSAPLYNHSGASTRLGPPSSEQDRERNPEENSFSGLSSCSFPPAPFPSLADGSWPQQSSFSGDWSGYPSSGPPSGSDPTELCSCCSQSFRSGHKLSLEQPCSLRSEPPSRHHTLPPYMCSPPGAACCARCPSDAPAGGPVKLPWHQNRAAYAPQQRDCRPPWERFTPTGGHSIPPAEKPLTQSMPLSLEQRRVFVTYEADDDAHVNEIINFVALLRHNGFDTHIDIFEQQFRSISKIDFMERYLSEKEYLIIIVISPKYHETVTASHVSPDNDERMCNTVYIHKQLQNEFIQNGSKNFRFIPILFPGAKKRHVPNWLLNTHVYGWPRDRDDILRRLMRVEKYNPPPIGELPTIVSIPI, encoded by the exons ATGCTGCCAGCTTGCAAATCTCCAAATAG CAACACACCCCAAGAGGACGATGAAACCATGAGCGCAGAACAGCGAGAAGCAAACGCCCCCAAACTAGACTCGGCCCCCCTTTACAACCACTCCGGCGCCTCCACCCGGCTTGGCCCGCCAAGTTCGGAGCAGGACAGGGAACGCAACCCAGAAGAGAATTCCTTCTCCGGCCTGAGTTCCTGTTCCTTCCCGCCGGCTCCGTTTCCGAGTCTGGCGGACGGCAGCTGGCCGCAGCAGTCCAGTTTCTCCGGCGATTGGTCGGGATATCCCAGCAGCGGACCCCCGTCCGGCTCGGACCCCACAGAACTCTGTAGCTGCTGCAGCCAGAGCTTCCGGTCCGGACATAAGTTGAGCCTGGAGCAGCCGTGCTCGCTACGCTCCGAGCCGCCCAGTCGGCACCACACGCTTCCGCCGTACATGTGCTCCCCGCCGGGAGCCGCCTGCTGCGCCCGTTGTCCCTCCGATGCCCCGGCCGGGGGCCCCGTTAAGCTGCCGTGGCATCAGAACAGAGCGGCTTACGCCCCGCAGCAAC GTGACTGCAGACCCCCTTGGGAACGATTCACCCCGAC GGGCGGCCACAGCATTCCACCTGCGGAGAAGCCGCTGACGCAGAGCATGCCGTTGTCCCTGGAGCAGA GGAGGGTGTTCGTCACGTACGAGGCGGACGATGACGCGCACGTCAACGAGATCATCAATTTCGTCGCCCTGCTGCGACATAACGGCTTCGATACTCAC ATTGACATATTCGAGCAACAATTCCGCAGCATCAGCAAGATCGACTTCATGGAGCGCTACCTCAGCGAG AAGGAATACCTGATTATCATCGTCATCAGCCCCAAGTACCACGAGACCGTCACCGCCTCCCACGTCAGCCCCGACAACGACGAGAGGATGTGCAACACTGTCTACATCCACAAACAG CTTCAGAATGAGTTCATCCAGAACGGAAGCAAGAATTTCCGATTCATTCCCATTTTGTTCCCTGGGGCAAAAAAG CGTCACGTTCCCAACTGGCTGCTGAACACGCACGTGTACGGTTGGCCGCGCGACCGCGACGACATCCTGCGACGGCTGATGAGGGTTGAGAAATACAACCCGCCACCCATCGGAGAACTGCCCACCATCGTGTCCATCCCTATATAG